Proteins co-encoded in one Cytobacillus sp. NJ13 genomic window:
- the esaA gene encoding type VII secretion protein EsaA has product MTAKTKYIVKMVLVMLLIIAAPAIFFGSIGDNPLLVRENATRTIAVVNEDTGADKEEKSLDFGEEITSILQDGSQYEWTVIGRSAAENGLKNTKYDAVVYIPSNFSNNIMSYESQQPEKANFEYTVQNQLNSLNREKVLREIQTATNRVNGKISTLYWTYVSQDLENVKSQFDTILQKEIDFQNAMLAFYKPSSKNLAAEIEQQRNMLESIQSTVKTTAESTSEGENNLSQFEENLGSFVQFVDQYKEYQDNQQNILQKMQDENVVDIQAVAGKQQPTYSEALSVLNKGNQVLAGGIISVEKQLEENSEVFGDLSAIRNDQVDRQMNALKTYFQEQEAASFNKAAENIGLLKGELSNGQQPGNPGAGSGTASNKNPGGANPNSITAASLEAPSLPGMEEERNEILSVEKEITNLKTSLETIEGTKPEQVVSALTVLPALSQRLIAVEQKLSAKDSGENPLQKIVEELQKVNAKLIEDLTSLDAAYKSLEEEKNSLLDQLGASMSFSSMINLIEEKEQQIIELGFNLAAFNNEITNTKPVKMMEYYASLIQYEDLIKNSYSQNPEKVEKLVQKLNSIVAVNEEEQKVWDNLNTAMPTSQQKLTDLEGQFTAFFTEYNKKIEEQQAAIETDLSALQENANSVREQIQTSSTNTPVPVDSIDGTSVMVKQEGISQRMLMINDLVGSIGENQSNIVSYTNELEQKVQSVQQDADTLNSKWGSNVETTQMFRDDIYNLLGNTYVNGQKNGPVYEQLSNPLQISGETAAKKEESKLPPVVVLAIVLLSSLMIGYFSHYFKNAPMLVHASMFVLLNLIVGLIISIFGLNIYSMEQDRAIEWTIFTILLLTAASAIVLAGFKIGNLAGWILSVGLIAFFISPFLALTAPNINYEDPMSKVYMSIQYDSQSLFIPAILILLGIIAFLAIIPFAIRSIKDLRTKRDEDQAYEA; this is encoded by the coding sequence ATGACAGCCAAAACAAAATACATCGTGAAAATGGTTTTGGTGATGCTTCTGATTATCGCCGCGCCAGCCATCTTTTTTGGCTCAATCGGCGATAATCCTCTGCTAGTCAGGGAGAATGCCACAAGAACCATAGCTGTTGTTAATGAAGATACAGGCGCTGACAAGGAAGAGAAGTCACTTGATTTTGGAGAGGAAATTACATCGATTCTCCAGGACGGCTCACAGTATGAGTGGACCGTCATCGGCAGAAGTGCTGCAGAGAATGGGTTGAAAAATACCAAGTATGACGCAGTCGTTTATATTCCTTCCAACTTTTCAAATAACATCATGTCCTATGAAAGCCAGCAGCCTGAAAAAGCAAATTTTGAATATACGGTACAGAACCAGCTGAACTCACTGAACCGGGAAAAGGTTCTGCGTGAAATCCAGACGGCCACCAACCGTGTAAATGGAAAGATTTCAACATTGTACTGGACCTATGTTTCACAGGACCTTGAAAATGTGAAATCCCAATTCGATACCATTCTACAAAAAGAAATAGACTTCCAGAATGCAATGCTCGCTTTCTATAAGCCCAGCTCAAAGAACCTGGCAGCGGAAATTGAACAGCAGCGCAATATGCTGGAGAGCATTCAGTCGACAGTGAAGACTACTGCGGAAAGCACATCCGAGGGTGAAAACAACCTCAGCCAATTTGAAGAGAACCTTGGCTCGTTTGTACAGTTTGTAGATCAGTACAAAGAATACCAGGATAATCAGCAGAATATCCTTCAAAAAATGCAGGATGAAAATGTAGTCGATATTCAAGCTGTTGCGGGAAAACAGCAGCCAACTTATTCTGAGGCCCTTAGTGTATTGAATAAGGGGAATCAGGTATTGGCTGGCGGGATTATTAGTGTTGAGAAGCAGCTTGAAGAGAATAGTGAAGTGTTTGGTGATTTATCGGCTATCCGTAACGATCAGGTAGATCGACAAATGAATGCCTTAAAAACATATTTTCAAGAACAAGAAGCAGCTTCATTCAATAAAGCAGCTGAAAATATCGGCTTATTGAAAGGCGAGCTATCCAATGGACAACAACCGGGAAATCCAGGTGCAGGATCAGGAACAGCATCTAACAAAAATCCTGGGGGAGCCAACCCTAATTCTATAACAGCGGCCAGTTTAGAAGCTCCATCTTTACCTGGTATGGAAGAGGAAAGAAATGAAATTTTAAGCGTTGAAAAAGAGATTACAAATTTGAAAACATCTTTAGAGACGATAGAAGGTACCAAGCCGGAACAAGTTGTTTCTGCTTTGACTGTCTTACCTGCTTTATCCCAGCGCCTAATAGCAGTTGAGCAAAAATTGTCAGCGAAGGATTCTGGAGAAAACCCGCTGCAAAAAATAGTTGAGGAACTTCAGAAAGTAAATGCCAAATTAATTGAAGATCTCACCAGCCTGGATGCAGCTTACAAAAGTTTAGAGGAAGAAAAGAATAGCCTCTTAGATCAACTTGGGGCTTCAATGAGTTTCTCTTCTATGATTAACCTTATAGAGGAGAAAGAACAGCAAATCATAGAACTCGGTTTTAACTTAGCTGCTTTTAATAATGAAATTACGAATACTAAACCTGTAAAAATGATGGAGTATTATGCCTCACTTATTCAGTATGAAGATCTAATAAAAAATTCGTACAGCCAAAATCCTGAAAAGGTGGAAAAGCTTGTACAGAAATTAAACTCTATTGTAGCTGTGAACGAGGAAGAACAAAAAGTATGGGATAACCTAAACACAGCAATGCCAACATCTCAGCAAAAGCTGACAGACCTGGAAGGCCAGTTTACGGCATTCTTCACAGAATACAATAAGAAAATAGAAGAACAGCAAGCAGCCATAGAGACAGATTTATCTGCTCTCCAAGAAAATGCAAATTCGGTTAGGGAGCAAATTCAAACATCCTCAACGAATACACCAGTTCCTGTCGATAGCATTGACGGAACTTCCGTCATGGTCAAACAGGAAGGAATCAGCCAAAGAATGCTGATGATTAATGATCTTGTCGGGTCCATCGGAGAAAACCAGAGCAATATCGTGTCCTATACGAACGAGCTTGAGCAAAAGGTGCAAAGTGTCCAGCAGGATGCAGATACACTGAATTCCAAGTGGGGCTCGAATGTAGAGACGACTCAGATGTTCCGGGATGATATTTACAATCTTCTTGGAAACACCTATGTGAATGGCCAAAAGAATGGCCCGGTATACGAGCAATTATCCAATCCGCTTCAAATCAGCGGAGAAACAGCTGCAAAGAAAGAGGAAAGCAAGCTGCCGCCGGTTGTCGTATTGGCCATTGTCCTGCTCAGCAGCTTAATGATCGGATACTTCAGCCATTATTTCAAAAATGCGCCGATGCTTGTCCATGCTTCCATGTTTGTGCTGCTGAATCTTATTGTTGGTCTGATTATCAGCATATTTGGCCTTAATATTTACTCAATGGAACAGGATCGGGCTATTGAGTGGACGATTTTCACCATATTGCTGCTGACTGCAGCCTCAGCCATTGTGCTGGCAGGGTTCAAGATCGGCAATCTGGCAGGATGGATTTTGAGCGTTGGTCTCATTGCTTTCTTCATCAGTCCGTTCCTGGCTCTTACAGCACCGAATATTAACTATGAAGACCCAATGTCCAAGGTATATATGTCCATCCAGTATGATTCGCAATCCTTATTTATTCCGGCCATTCTCATACTGCTTGGCATCATTGCCTTCCTAGCCATCATTCCATTTGCAATCCGGTCGATAAAAGACCTGCGTACAAAGAGGGATGAGGACCAGGCTTATGAAGCTTAA
- the essC gene encoding type VII secretion protein EssC: MEQLWLFYSDYCQQLSMPFERSGRITIGPELEQLVTIRDFPFTKGAVSIERHDSFYEVRQNESVLGKLNDGEPFQLNDDGKTLTILVTSENMNSQTYYSGYQKEIEFSSENPGAAIYKKDGIFMDAGHSFELIKTDNGWMAEKQSGQLYVNGKRAEKKIFLEIGDVLFFPFMSIRILEEDLFQIDSIEGYESKLPITIRPQSEMAKKYPLYRRTPRMIYEMPDEKVSLSFPSQEPDDSNRGLWMIIMPPLIMLIVMGIVALIQPRGIFIIISMVMFMTTLVTSTVQYFKDKSNQKKRKERRHRVYTAYLEEKRKELQALSDQQKHVLDFHFPSFEKMKYFTSHISDRIWERHLESFDFLQFRLGTGNVPASYEVKVSSGDMANREIDDLLEQSQQMEKVYKEVRNVPVVADLAKGPIGLIGKESVVKNEMHQIIGQLAFFHSYHDVRFVFIFNEKEYKKWEWLKWLPHFQMPHAHAKGLIYNEQTRDQLLSSIYEILRERDLDENKEKQVYSPHLVFIIANQPLIADHVILEYLEGGHSNMGISVIFAADSKESLHDNIQTLVRYVNQEEGDILIQDKKAVSIPFRLDAHQKKGNEEFSRLLRTLDHQVGMTNSIPNSVSFLEMMKVKEVGKLPIKQNWLTKESSRSLAVPIGLKGKEDLSLLNLHEKAHGPHGLLAGTTGSGKSEFLQTYILSLAVHFHPHEVAFLLIDYKGGGMAQPFKSMPHLLGTITNIEGSKNFSSRALASIKSELKRRQRLFDQYQVNHINDYTDLYKSKMAKEPLPHLFLISDEFAELKSEEPEFIRELVSAARIGRSLGVHLILATQKPGGVIDEQIWSNARFRVALKVQDTDDSREIIKNGDAAAITVTGRGYLQVGNNEVYELFQSAWSGAPYLDDSSETEDEIAIVTDLGLVPLSDVNSRQGKKKGGKTEIEAVVEEIEATQSLMGIKKLRSPWLPPLEGRLSRKLQRAKENHEIHLGMVDEPEKQSQYPLTYQIIEDGNVGVFGSSGYGKSHTIMTILLSIAEKRTPEEAHYYIFDFGNGSLLPLRQLPHTADFFLMDEERKIEKFMNLIKDEIARRKLLFQQQEVSGIKMYNSMSSEKLPLVYITFDNFDLVKEEMQELETQINQIARDGQSLGIYMIFAATRINSIRQSLMNNLKTKVVHYLMDSSEAYSVLGRVPFAPEPIPGRAIIKMEEAYFSQVFLPADGKDDFEIIEAIRADIQELKEKYKDCRQPEEVPMLPAELNTINFTRYTTGAVQPGLVPVGLDEESVKPVYANFNKTKHCIILGQAQKGKTNVLKLMINHMLGQGAESVGIFDSFDRGLSSYASEEKSVYIETKEQISDWAAQVEEQLSLREKEYLNAIQHGKTDLEFSPIVLAVDGYSRFAQTLDNSLQERMARLMKNGSHLGFSVIVTGSNNELTKGYDSLTAEIKQIRQAIVLMKKSEQTLFTLPYDRKEAEIQPGYGYYVINGKELKIQIPLCATERKVLA, from the coding sequence ATGGAACAGTTATGGTTGTTTTACAGCGATTACTGCCAGCAGCTGTCTATGCCATTTGAAAGAAGCGGCAGAATCACCATTGGCCCAGAGCTTGAACAGCTGGTGACAATAAGGGATTTCCCTTTCACAAAAGGGGCTGTGTCAATAGAAAGGCACGACAGCTTCTATGAAGTGAGGCAAAATGAGTCAGTTCTCGGAAAGCTAAATGACGGGGAACCCTTCCAGCTAAATGATGATGGGAAGACCCTGACGATACTCGTAACTTCTGAAAATATGAATAGCCAGACCTACTACTCTGGCTATCAAAAGGAGATAGAGTTTTCCTCTGAGAATCCAGGTGCAGCAATTTATAAAAAGGACGGCATATTTATGGATGCCGGTCATTCCTTTGAACTGATAAAAACAGATAACGGCTGGATGGCAGAAAAACAGTCAGGCCAGCTTTATGTAAACGGAAAAAGAGCCGAAAAGAAAATTTTTCTTGAAATCGGAGATGTGCTGTTCTTCCCATTTATGTCTATTCGAATACTGGAAGAAGATCTTTTCCAGATTGACAGCATTGAAGGCTATGAATCTAAGCTTCCGATTACCATCAGGCCGCAATCAGAGATGGCAAAGAAATATCCGCTCTATCGCAGAACGCCGAGAATGATTTATGAGATGCCGGATGAAAAAGTTTCTTTATCCTTTCCGTCACAGGAGCCTGATGATTCCAATCGGGGGTTATGGATGATCATTATGCCGCCGCTGATTATGCTTATCGTGATGGGCATCGTGGCTCTGATTCAGCCAAGAGGAATTTTTATTATCATTTCAATGGTCATGTTCATGACCACTTTAGTCACATCTACTGTCCAGTACTTTAAGGACAAAAGCAATCAAAAGAAGCGGAAAGAGCGCAGACATCGAGTGTATACTGCCTACCTTGAAGAGAAGCGGAAAGAGCTGCAGGCACTGTCTGACCAGCAGAAGCATGTTCTGGATTTCCACTTTCCTTCTTTTGAGAAAATGAAGTATTTCACAAGCCATATATCCGACCGGATTTGGGAGAGGCATCTTGAGAGTTTTGATTTTCTGCAGTTTAGGCTTGGAACCGGTAATGTGCCTGCGAGCTATGAAGTTAAGGTCAGCTCTGGGGATATGGCTAACCGTGAAATTGATGACCTGCTTGAACAGTCACAGCAGATGGAAAAAGTTTATAAAGAAGTTAGAAATGTGCCTGTGGTGGCTGACCTTGCTAAGGGGCCAATCGGGCTAATCGGGAAGGAATCCGTTGTTAAAAATGAGATGCACCAGATCATTGGGCAGCTGGCATTTTTCCACAGCTACCATGATGTGCGGTTTGTATTTATTTTTAATGAAAAGGAATATAAGAAATGGGAATGGCTGAAATGGCTTCCGCATTTCCAGATGCCGCATGCACACGCAAAAGGGCTGATATATAACGAACAAACGAGGGATCAGCTTTTATCATCCATTTATGAAATCCTTCGAGAAAGGGATTTGGATGAAAATAAGGAAAAGCAGGTGTATTCTCCGCATCTGGTGTTTATCATTGCCAATCAGCCGCTGATTGCAGATCATGTGATTCTGGAATATTTGGAGGGCGGCCACTCCAACATGGGGATCTCCGTTATTTTTGCAGCTGATTCAAAAGAAAGCCTGCATGATAATATTCAAACACTTGTCAGATATGTCAATCAGGAAGAAGGAGACATTCTGATTCAGGACAAAAAGGCCGTGAGCATCCCATTTAGGCTTGATGCTCATCAGAAGAAGGGGAATGAGGAATTTTCCCGTCTGTTAAGAACGCTTGATCATCAGGTTGGAATGACCAATTCCATTCCAAATAGTGTTTCGTTCCTGGAAATGATGAAAGTAAAGGAAGTGGGAAAGCTTCCAATCAAGCAGAATTGGCTTACAAAAGAGTCTTCCAGATCATTGGCGGTACCAATTGGATTAAAAGGAAAGGAAGATCTGTCACTTTTGAATCTTCATGAAAAGGCGCATGGTCCGCACGGACTGCTGGCTGGGACAACGGGATCGGGTAAGAGTGAATTCCTGCAGACCTATATTCTTTCACTTGCTGTTCACTTCCATCCCCATGAGGTCGCATTCCTGCTGATTGACTACAAAGGTGGGGGAATGGCCCAGCCGTTTAAGAGCATGCCGCATCTGCTTGGAACAATTACGAATATTGAGGGAAGCAAAAACTTCAGTTCAAGAGCGCTTGCCTCAATCAAAAGTGAATTGAAAAGACGGCAGAGGCTTTTTGATCAATACCAGGTGAATCACATCAATGATTACACAGACCTTTATAAAAGCAAGATGGCAAAGGAACCGCTGCCGCATTTATTCTTAATTTCTGACGAGTTTGCGGAGCTGAAAAGCGAAGAGCCAGAATTTATCAGGGAGCTTGTCAGTGCTGCACGAATTGGGCGAAGCCTGGGAGTGCATTTAATTCTGGCAACCCAAAAGCCAGGCGGTGTCATTGATGAACAGATCTGGAGCAATGCCCGGTTCCGGGTGGCTTTAAAGGTTCAGGACACAGATGACAGCCGAGAGATCATCAAAAACGGAGATGCAGCAGCTATTACCGTAACCGGACGCGGCTACCTGCAAGTCGGCAATAATGAAGTCTATGAACTCTTCCAATCTGCATGGAGCGGAGCGCCATATTTGGATGACTCCTCAGAGACAGAGGATGAAATTGCAATCGTAACCGACTTGGGCCTTGTGCCATTATCGGATGTTAATTCACGCCAAGGAAAGAAAAAAGGCGGAAAAACAGAAATTGAAGCAGTGGTGGAGGAAATTGAAGCAACACAGTCTTTGATGGGCATTAAAAAGCTTAGAAGTCCGTGGCTTCCGCCTCTTGAAGGGCGTTTAAGCAGGAAGCTCCAACGCGCTAAAGAGAATCATGAGATTCATTTAGGCATGGTGGATGAGCCTGAGAAGCAGAGCCAGTATCCATTGACCTATCAAATCATAGAGGATGGTAATGTGGGGGTATTTGGCTCCTCCGGTTATGGAAAATCCCATACGATTATGACAATTCTTCTTAGCATTGCCGAAAAGCGAACTCCTGAAGAAGCTCATTATTATATTTTCGATTTTGGAAATGGCTCACTTCTTCCGCTAAGACAGCTGCCGCATACGGCCGACTTCTTCTTGATGGATGAAGAACGTAAAATTGAAAAGTTCATGAATCTGATCAAGGATGAAATTGCCCGCAGGAAGCTATTGTTTCAGCAGCAGGAAGTCAGCGGAATTAAGATGTACAATTCGATGAGCAGCGAGAAATTGCCGCTTGTATATATCACATTTGATAACTTTGATTTAGTAAAAGAAGAAATGCAGGAGCTTGAAACGCAAATTAATCAGATTGCCAGGGACGGACAGTCACTCGGCATTTATATGATTTTCGCTGCGACGCGGATCAATTCGATCCGACAGTCGCTTATGAACAATCTCAAAACGAAGGTCGTCCATTATTTGATGGACAGCAGCGAGGCATACTCCGTACTGGGAAGAGTTCCGTTCGCACCTGAGCCTATACCGGGAAGAGCCATTATAAAAATGGAAGAGGCGTATTTCTCACAGGTATTCTTGCCGGCAGATGGCAAGGATGATTTTGAGATTATAGAAGCCATCCGGGCTGACATCCAGGAACTGAAAGAGAAATACAAGGACTGCAGGCAGCCTGAAGAGGTGCCGATGCTTCCGGCAGAGCTTAATACAATTAACTTTACCCGCTACACTACTGGAGCAGTTCAGCCAGGACTTGTGCCTGTTGGCCTTGATGAGGAATCTGTAAAACCTGTTTATGCGAACTTCAATAAAACGAAACATTGCATCATCCTGGGGCAGGCCCAAAAAGGAAAGACAAATGTTCTTAAGCTCATGATCAATCACATGCTTGGTCAGGGTGCAGAGTCCGTCGGTATTTTCGATTCCTTTGACAGAGGATTATCATCCTATGCCAGCGAAGAAAAGTCGGTTTATATCGAAACAAAGGAACAAATCAGCGATTGGGCTGCACAGGTGGAAGAACAGTTATCCCTCAGAGAAAAAGAGTATCTTAATGCAATCCAGCATGGCAAGACAGATTTAGAGTTTTCGCCAATCGTACTGGCTGTGGATGGATACTCCCGTTTTGCGCAGACATTGGATAACAGCCTGCAGGAAAGAATGGCAAGGCTGATGAAAAACGGCAGCCATCTCGGCTTTAGTGTCATCGTTACAGGCAGCAATAATGAACTGACAAAAGGATACGATTCTTTAACAGCAGAAATCAAACAGATCCGCCAGGCGATCGTTCTGATGAAAAAATCGGAGCAGACGCTGTTTACCCTTCCATACGACCGGAAAGAGGCAGAGATCCAGCCGGGATATGGTTATTACGTTATAAACGGAAAGGAATTAAAAATTCAAATTCCTTTATGTGCCACGGAAAGGAAGGTCTTAGCATGA
- the essB gene encoding type VII secretion protein EssB, which produces MSEKSQTYLEEQLEAVVETDHQSLTILFQREKIKADAAAELELLKAMDSAIKRDVHLTEDELRLVLQIPSNYLTFSKLKKKDQRSRWIFSSQLLKLVKSHPYSRLHLIVCPENIVADESLSPHLLHYGVKESLPPYEANQEKLWMELKATIAAAVDGKHSFRDYLRLHETIELSPAAASVIKAKDENELSEVIRTNIEVLEKKDKEYVKVPQKKWKATRYSAWGLLIALLPFLAFSLYSLIFTQPKQAAFINSQEHFLKSQYSEVVSELSNYDIDQMPRVVQYELAQSYIINEALTEDQKENVQNTITLQTDPLYYHYWIHIGRGDAKEALDISRDLEDRDLILFALLKYREVVKADDSLESDEKQQKIDEIQAEIDEYIEEQKAQEEEEQRLQEEQENNEASEQAVKEESEQKAADEQKPADSKAAESSAEKPADKKEESANTKPN; this is translated from the coding sequence ATGTCAGAAAAGAGTCAAACCTACCTTGAAGAGCAGCTTGAAGCGGTTGTCGAAACAGATCATCAATCCCTTACCATTCTTTTTCAAAGAGAGAAAATAAAAGCTGATGCTGCTGCGGAATTGGAATTGCTTAAAGCAATGGATTCAGCTATAAAAAGGGATGTCCATTTAACAGAGGATGAACTGCGCCTCGTCCTGCAAATTCCCTCAAACTATTTAACCTTTTCCAAATTAAAAAAGAAAGACCAAAGAAGCAGATGGATCTTCTCTTCACAGCTCCTCAAGCTTGTGAAAAGTCATCCATATTCCAGACTGCATCTTATTGTTTGTCCGGAAAATATAGTGGCTGATGAAAGCCTGTCGCCGCATTTGCTTCATTATGGGGTGAAAGAAAGCCTTCCGCCTTATGAAGCCAATCAGGAAAAACTCTGGATGGAATTAAAAGCGACCATTGCAGCTGCTGTAGATGGAAAGCATTCCTTTCGGGATTACCTTAGACTCCATGAAACCATTGAACTGTCGCCTGCAGCTGCAAGTGTGATCAAAGCCAAGGATGAAAATGAATTGTCAGAAGTCATCCGGACAAATATTGAAGTGCTTGAAAAGAAAGATAAGGAATATGTTAAAGTTCCGCAGAAAAAATGGAAAGCCACAAGGTATTCTGCTTGGGGTCTGCTGATTGCTTTATTGCCTTTTCTTGCTTTCAGTCTATATTCCCTTATCTTTACACAGCCTAAACAGGCAGCATTTATTAATAGCCAGGAACACTTCTTGAAAAGCCAATATAGTGAAGTCGTTTCTGAGTTATCCAATTATGATATTGATCAGATGCCAAGAGTCGTGCAGTACGAACTTGCCCAGTCTTACATAATAAATGAAGCATTGACAGAAGACCAAAAAGAGAATGTTCAAAATACCATTACCCTGCAGACGGATCCTCTTTACTATCATTACTGGATTCATATTGGAAGGGGAGATGCTAAGGAAGCTCTCGATATCTCACGGGATCTTGAGGATAGAGACTTAATTCTATTTGCATTGCTTAAATACCGGGAAGTTGTCAAAGCAGATGATAGCCTTGAATCCGATGAAAAACAGCAGAAAATCGACGAAATCCAAGCTGAAATTGATGAATATATAGAGGAACAGAAAGCTCAGGAGGAAGAGGAACAAAGGCTGCAGGAAGAGCAGGAGAACAATGAGGCCAGTGAACAGGCTGTAAAAGAAGAGTCTGAACAGAAGGCCGCCGACGAGCAAAAGCCTGCAGATTCAAAGGCTGCTGAATCATCTGCTGAAAAGCCAGCCGATAAGAAGGAAGAGTCAGCAAACACAAAACCAAATTAA
- a CDS encoding EsaB/YukD family protein encodes MYIELTIDLKNYEVEPFDLRLSNYHSVKKVVDIVWQAKSISQPPREGYWVRIPNKQMILSGNDKLAEKGITTGDRFEIL; translated from the coding sequence ATGTACATAGAATTAACAATCGATCTGAAAAATTATGAAGTTGAACCTTTTGATCTCCGTCTATCTAACTATCACTCTGTTAAAAAAGTAGTTGATATTGTTTGGCAAGCTAAGTCGATTTCTCAGCCGCCCCGGGAAGGCTATTGGGTCAGAATTCCTAACAAGCAAATGATTCTGTCAGGAAACGATAAGCTGGCAGAAAAGGGGATTACCACTGGGGACCGTTTCGAAATTTTATAA
- a CDS encoding WXG100 family type VII secretion target — protein sequence MSGVIRVTPAELVGMSNRYNGESSQVGDQIVRLDNMIRELEGAWEGEASRAFAEQYQSLRPSFVQMQQLLEDISVQLNNTARALEDADNQIAGQIRG from the coding sequence ATGTCAGGAGTTATTCGCGTTACACCAGCAGAATTAGTAGGCATGTCTAACCGTTATAATGGAGAAAGCAGCCAGGTTGGGGATCAGATTGTCCGTTTGGATAACATGATTCGTGAACTGGAAGGTGCATGGGAAGGGGAAGCAAGCAGAGCGTTTGCTGAACAATACCAATCTTTAAGACCTTCATTTGTTCAAATGCAGCAATTATTAGAGGATATCTCTGTTCAGCTTAATAATACTGCAAGAGCTCTTGAAGATGCTGATAACCAGATTGCTGGCCAAATCCGCGGTTAA
- a CDS encoding ABC transporter substrate-binding protein: MKKMLAVLASSALLMLAACGSGNEETSGEAPEKKTVKIGITQIVEHPSLDSAREGFIAALKDAGYEEGKNLKIDFQNAQGDMNNNMSIAQNLVADKNDLILAIATASAQSVVQSTKDIPILFTAITDPVGAELVESMEKPGGNATGTSDTHPDAIKKTIDSIKTFVPEAKKVGIIYNDGEPNSVVNVKHAKEAIEAAGLEAVETTISTSSEVKQAAESLVGRADVFYIPKDNTVVSALESVLNVANEKDIPAFVGESDSVKRGGFASYGFEYHDLGYSTGQMAVDILEGKKPGEIPVGYPESLELVINKKAAEEQGVALTDEMLKDAKVVGE; the protein is encoded by the coding sequence AGGAAATGAGGAAACCAGCGGGGAAGCGCCAGAAAAGAAAACCGTAAAAATCGGGATCACGCAAATTGTTGAGCATCCATCATTAGATTCTGCGAGAGAGGGATTTATAGCCGCCTTGAAAGATGCTGGTTATGAAGAAGGAAAAAATCTTAAAATCGACTTCCAGAACGCCCAGGGGGATATGAACAATAATATGTCCATTGCCCAGAACCTAGTCGCGGACAAGAATGATTTGATTCTTGCTATCGCGACTGCCAGTGCACAATCAGTTGTGCAATCCACGAAGGATATTCCAATCCTTTTTACAGCCATCACTGATCCTGTTGGTGCTGAGCTTGTGGAAAGCATGGAAAAACCAGGCGGGAATGCAACGGGTACATCTGATACACATCCGGATGCCATCAAAAAAACGATTGACTCCATTAAAACATTTGTACCGGAAGCCAAGAAGGTCGGCATCATCTACAATGACGGGGAGCCAAACTCAGTAGTTAATGTTAAGCATGCGAAAGAAGCCATCGAGGCAGCAGGACTTGAAGCGGTTGAAACGACTATTTCAACAAGCTCCGAGGTTAAGCAGGCTGCAGAATCCTTAGTAGGCCGTGCTGATGTGTTCTACATCCCTAAGGACAATACGGTTGTATCTGCCCTTGAATCTGTGCTGAACGTAGCCAATGAGAAAGACATTCCAGCATTTGTTGGAGAAAGCGATTCCGTTAAACGGGGCGGATTTGCTTCCTATGGTTTTGAATATCATGATCTTGGATACTCTACTGGCCAAATGGCCGTTGATATCCTTGAAGGCAAAAAGCCTGGTGAGATTCCTGTCGGCTACCCTGAAAGTCTTGAGCTGGTGATTAACAAAAAAGCAGCTGAGGAGCAGGGAGTTGCTTTGACGGATGAAATGCTGAAGGATGCTAAGGTGGTTGGGGAATAA